The Epilithonimonas zeae genome contains the following window.
TGGATGTCTGGAACAATTATCAAGGTTGGATTCTCTCTGGACATACACACGGCGGACAGGCGAAACCGCCATTTCTTCCGCCATTAATTTTACCAGTTAAAAACAGAAAATATATCTCCGGAATCATCGATTTGGAAGATGGCAGAATGCTTTACATCAATCGTGCTTTGGGACATTCTTATCAGGTCAGATTCAATTGCAGACCGGAAATCACACTTTTCACTTTGAAATCTATTTAATATTAAAATCAACACATTATGGAAAATTTTAAAATTCTAAACCTTGGGAAATCCCTTTTCTGGCTCTCATTTATATTGGGGAACATTTGTCTTTTTGGTTACATTTTTTCTGGCGATGAAGGTTTTGCAATCGGAGGTTACTTGCTTTTGATTTTTGGAACTATTATTAATCTGCTCGCATTTTTCGGATTGATGATGTATGGATTAATGAACCCAAATTATAAAAGCGAATCCATCAAATCTGCTATGATTCTACTCATTAATATTCCTTTTGCTATTCTCTATTTCTTCATCGGAACCTCAATTTTAAAATAAAAATTATGAAAAAAATACGCATTCAATTTTTGCTGTTTGTTTACGACAATACGCAAAAGTTATATAGAAAATATTTTAAGAAAAAGAAAAGGCAATGGGCGTTTTCCCAACAGCAATTATTGTCTTTTGAAGAAGATACGCTTGGAAGAAAACTTGGCGAATTCTATAAAAAGTACGGTTTTACAATGATTCCAAAGATGGAAAATCACGATGTTCATCATTTGCTCACGGATTGTGGAACCAAGTTCGAAGAAGAAATTGCAATGCAGTTTTTGCTTTTAGGAAACGGCAAAATGAACGCTCATCTCCTTGCGGCAATATTTTTAGGAAGCCTCATTCTTCCAGAATATTTCAGGATTTATATGCAGGCTTACAGGAAAGGAAAACGTATGAGACCTTTTTATCATTGGGATTTTGAGGAATTACTTTTTCAGAATTTCGAAAATGTGAAAGATTTTATTAACCAAAGAGAAACAGTGGTTTTGTACTGATTTAATTCAAATAATAAAACATCATAATTATGAAAAAACATCATTTGATTTTCATCACAGTTTTGGCAGTTATCATTCTCTTTTACAAAGAATATATTGCGCTCAATCTAGGAATTTTCGGGATTTTTCTAAGTATCTTAACTTACATTCAAACTAAACCAGAATTCAAAAGACGAACTTTTCTAACTCTTTTTGTAACCTCCATTTTTTCATCATTAGCTTTTGCTTGGTTTGGCGATGCTATTTCGTTTGCTGCAGTTTTTGTGTCATTATTTTTATTGAGGTTCAAAGGAACTTATCCGAAACTAAAACCATTTCTATATATTGAAGTTCTATTGTTGAATCTCTTCACATTCTTGGGAAGAGTTTTCAACATAGAGCAATGGTACGAAAAGCCGAAAGAAGGCAAAAGCTTTGGGAAAAAACTTATCACTTTTATTTTGATTCCTGCATTTTTTGTGACCATTTTCTTTTTTATTTATGCTTTTGGAAGCGACCATTTTGCGAATCTGTTCAGAGATTCCGAACTAGAGTTTCAACCCTTGACTTTTATAGTTTTAGCAATTATCGGATTTTACATTGGTTTTATTTTCTGGAATTTCGGAGTGGAAAGATTCATCTTCAAACAAAACAGATTCTTGAATGACAATTTTTCTGGCTTAGTCAAAATTCAAAGACCCACATTTTCTTTCCTCGATATCGATTCCGAAAGAACGAGCGGATTGATTTCCTTTTCTGCGCTTAACGTTCTGCTTTTGATTTTCATTGCGACTTACAATTATGAACAGTTTTTCGAAGCTACAAAGTCTGCTGACGGATTGAGTGCTGAAACACACGAACGTGTTAATGCTGTGATAATGTCTATTATAATGGCAATTCTCGTGATTTTATTTTATTTCAAAAAAGGATTTAATTTCGATGACAAAGCAAAATCACTTAAGATTTCTGCAAAAGTATGGATAGTTCTTAATGCGGTTTTGGTAATCTCGGCTTCTCTTAAAAATTCAGAATATATCATCAATTATGGTTTGACTTACAAACGTTTGGGCGTTTATGCTTTTTTGGCGATGGCTTTGATAGGATTGATTTTCACATTCATCAAAATCCAGAAAAAGAAGACCAATGCTTTCCTTTTTAACAAAATGTTTTGGGCTTGTTATGGCTTGATTTTGGTTTGCAGTTACGTCAATTGGGGGTGGATTATCACGTCCAACAATATCAAAAGAAAGGATTTTGCGGAAAACTATCACTTGGTTTCCATCAATTATAACGAACAAATTTTGTTGGATTATGCCGAGAAAACCAAAAACTCCGAAATGAAAAATCAACTTAAGGAAAGAATAGAATCTTATCAAAAAGAAACATTTCTCTCAAAAATTTTATATTATGAAACAATTAATATCAAAAAACCTAAAAGTAAATAGTTTAAAATATTTGGCATTAATTCCACTGTTTTTGATTGCCTGTAAAAAAGAACCGGAAATCAAAGAACAAAAAGTAGATACTGTTACCACTATTGAAAAACCAGTTGATTCACTTTCGACCATTTTGAAAACGGAAAAAGAATCGAATCAAAATATCGTCACAGTCGACGCCTCAAAAATGCCAATCCGATTGAATCTCGAAATCAAAAACCCAGATGACCAACTGATTTTAAAATTAGAAAATCTCAATCAACCAAAAATCAAAGGTTATTTGAAAACCGAAAAACCAATGAATCTGAGATTCAATCAAATCAGAATGCCAGACAATACTTTTGACGGACCATTCGGACCAACCATTGAATATGACACCAAACAAAAAGGAGAATATTGGCTGATATTAGCTAAAAGCAATATGGCAGAAGGAACGCCGGTTGGTAAGTTTTTTGTCAAAATTGAATAAAATAAAAAAGAATCTCAATCGAGATTCTTTTTTCGTTTAATTGTCTCGCAGATTAAGCAAATTTTCCAGAATTTATATATAAGTTTATCTGCATGATCTATAAAATCTGCGAGATTTTATGATTTTTAAATCAAACTTTTAATTGCTAATTTGTAACCTTTCATTCCAAATCCGGAAATAACCGCATCGCAACTTTCCGCAGTCACAGATTTTTTTCGGAATTCCTCACGTTTGTAAATGTTGCTGATGTGAACTTCAACTTTAGGTTTATTGATATTTTTAAGACAATCTGATATGGCGTAAGAATAATGGGTAAAAGCACCAGGATTAATAATTACAGCTTCGAAATCATCTTCCTGTAAACGGTTAATCAATTCGCCTTCTATATTGGATTGATAATACGTAATTTCGGCAGAAGGGAATTCATTTTTTAATTCATTCAGATAATCTTCCATAGAAACAGAGCCGTAGATTTCCGGTTCACGTGTTCCAAGTAAGTTGAGATTAGGTCCGTTGATGATTAGGATTTTCATTGCTTTTCAATAATTAATGTAAAAGTAAAAAATCCCCAGAAATTTCTGAGGATTTTTTGAAATATAGTGTGTGATTTGGTGTAATTATTTATTCAAAAGATTGTTAAGACTTTGCTTTGCCTTATCAATTTCTTCATTCGCTGATTTCTTCGTTTCTTCAGCAGACTTTTTGAAATCTTCTTTGGTTTTATTGGCAGAAGCTTTTACATCAGCAACCGTTTTTTTAGTTTCATCTGTAATCTTCGTTTTTTCAGCATTTAGCTTATTTTTAACCTCCGTAGTTTTGTTTTCTACAGCATTGGTAACCGTTCCGCTGATGATGCTGTCAGAACCCTTCACCACATTTCCAATCGCTTCAGAAGCCGTTGCTCCTAATGCTTGGGTAGAAGTTGTCAGATAATTTTCGTACTCAGGTTTTACAGTTCCGCCTTTTGCAACATAAGTATTTTTACTTTCTACATATTTTTGCTGTGCTG
Protein-coding sequences here:
- a CDS encoding Coq4 family protein → MKKIRIQFLLFVYDNTQKLYRKYFKKKKRQWAFSQQQLLSFEEDTLGRKLGEFYKKYGFTMIPKMENHDVHHLLTDCGTKFEEEIAMQFLLLGNGKMNAHLLAAIFLGSLILPEYFRIYMQAYRKGKRMRPFYHWDFEELLFQNFENVKDFINQRETVVLY
- a CDS encoding DUF4153 domain-containing protein, giving the protein MKKHHLIFITVLAVIILFYKEYIALNLGIFGIFLSILTYIQTKPEFKRRTFLTLFVTSIFSSLAFAWFGDAISFAAVFVSLFLLRFKGTYPKLKPFLYIEVLLLNLFTFLGRVFNIEQWYEKPKEGKSFGKKLITFILIPAFFVTIFFFIYAFGSDHFANLFRDSELEFQPLTFIVLAIIGFYIGFIFWNFGVERFIFKQNRFLNDNFSGLVKIQRPTFSFLDIDSERTSGLISFSALNVLLLIFIATYNYEQFFEATKSADGLSAETHERVNAVIMSIIMAILVILFYFKKGFNFDDKAKSLKISAKVWIVLNAVLVISASLKNSEYIINYGLTYKRLGVYAFLAMALIGLIFTFIKIQKKKTNAFLFNKMFWACYGLILVCSYVNWGWIITSNNIKRKDFAENYHLVSINYNEQILLDYAEKTKNSEMKNQLKERIESYQKETFLSKILYYETINIKKPKSK
- the aroQ gene encoding type II 3-dehydroquinate dehydratase; amino-acid sequence: MKILIINGPNLNLLGTREPEIYGSVSMEDYLNELKNEFPSAEITYYQSNIEGELINRLQEDDFEAVIINPGAFTHYSYAISDCLKNINKPKVEVHISNIYKREEFRKKSVTAESCDAVISGFGMKGYKLAIKSLI